A single Leptospira barantonii DNA region contains:
- a CDS encoding tetratricopeptide repeat protein codes for MTLQQALEFVKKGDLPGAKTALTQYLQNNPEDPIGNYHLGMCHSHLNELESAEEQLLKAISLNESFVAARVGLGVLYAKKMDKPKAEIQFTKVLEIDENNINAKKNLASLYTGTGNYKKAIDLYLSVPIEERKDIVSLYAISFCYLKSEKLSEAREFFRELEKLPVPEPMKKDVAELKNLIEDKNIESEGIWTLIQKPEQN; via the coding sequence ATGACACTGCAACAAGCACTTGAATTCGTAAAAAAGGGAGATCTTCCCGGAGCCAAAACGGCTCTTACCCAGTATCTTCAAAACAACCCAGAAGATCCGATCGGAAATTATCATCTCGGAATGTGCCATTCTCACTTGAACGAATTGGAATCCGCGGAAGAACAATTGTTAAAGGCGATTTCTCTCAACGAAAGTTTTGTGGCCGCGAGAGTCGGTCTTGGCGTTTTATACGCGAAGAAAATGGACAAACCCAAGGCCGAGATTCAATTCACAAAGGTTCTCGAAATCGACGAGAACAATATAAACGCAAAAAAGAACTTGGCCTCCCTTTATACGGGAACCGGAAATTATAAAAAGGCGATCGATCTTTATTTGTCCGTTCCGATCGAAGAAAGAAAGGATATCGTATCCTTATATGCGATTTCGTTTTGTTATCTCAAATCTGAAAAACTTTCCGAAGCGCGGGAATTCTTTCGCGAATTGGAGAAACTTCCCGTTCCGGAACCGATGAAAAAGGACGTCGCCGAACTCAAAAACTTGATCGAGGATAAAAACATCGAATCCGAAGGAATTTGGACCCTGATCCAAAAACCGGAACAGAATTGA
- a CDS encoding phage holin family protein, whose translation MTHFLFSLILMSLVVEFIFPLIHPDFHVVGDWINSIIVVVAFVIINAVMRLILIIMTLGIGIVFYYLSLGLIGLIINAWVILIIGDWFPGVLSVPGFWYAFLGGILLVLANYVGKTEAKERKKEKANT comes from the coding sequence ATGACCCATTTTTTATTTTCTTTAATATTGATGTCCCTTGTCGTTGAGTTTATCTTTCCCTTAATTCATCCCGATTTTCACGTAGTAGGCGACTGGATCAATTCGATCATCGTGGTCGTCGCGTTCGTAATCATCAATGCGGTGATGCGTTTGATTTTGATCATAATGACATTAGGAATCGGAATCGTCTTTTATTATCTAAGTTTGGGTTTGATCGGTCTGATCATCAACGCTTGGGTGATTCTAATCATCGGAGATTGGTTTCCGGGAGTTTTGTCAGTTCCCGGTTTTTGGTATGCGTTTTTGGGGGGAATCCTTTTGGTTCTCGCGAACTACGTCGGCAAGACCGAAGCCAAGGAAAGAAAAAAAGAAAAGGCGAATACGTAA
- a CDS encoding DsbA family protein, with translation MNEKQPIQHSILYAVDPLCPWCYGFGPVFEKIRETYQDKIRFSLVLGGLRFEDSSEFLTPELARILKHEWKDAESITKQPFNTDFLNRKEFKYDSFPACKAVISVQKIDPTIVFDYLNALSKAFYLENSDPTSVETFADLSEKFGISSSKFKTVFEDKDTDLETRNDFYFSFSLGVGAFPSLVFSDGMENGILTRGYCTYEEVDSILKDYFRAARI, from the coding sequence ATGAACGAGAAACAACCGATCCAACATTCCATCCTATACGCGGTGGATCCGCTCTGCCCTTGGTGTTACGGATTCGGACCGGTCTTCGAAAAAATCCGAGAAACCTACCAGGACAAGATTCGATTCTCTCTCGTATTAGGCGGTCTTCGCTTTGAGGACAGCTCCGAATTCTTAACCCCCGAACTTGCAAGAATCTTAAAACACGAATGGAAGGACGCGGAATCGATCACAAAACAACCGTTTAACACCGACTTTCTCAACCGAAAAGAATTCAAATACGATTCCTTTCCCGCTTGTAAGGCGGTGATCAGCGTGCAAAAAATCGATCCTACCATCGTATTCGATTATTTGAATGCACTTTCCAAGGCTTTTTATCTTGAGAATTCCGATCCTACGTCCGTGGAGACCTTTGCCGATCTTTCGGAAAAATTCGGAATTTCTTCGTCGAAGTTCAAGACTGTGTTCGAGGACAAGGATACGGATCTGGAAACGCGGAACGATTTTTATTTCAGTTTTTCTTTGGGAGTCGGTGCGTTTCCGAGTTTGGTGTTCTCGGACGGAATGGAGAATGGAATCCTAACCAGAGGTTATTGTACTTACGAGGAAGTGGATTCCATTCTTAAGGATTATTTCAGAGCCGCCAGAATCTAA
- a CDS encoding LIC10816 family protein, which yields MNAITIFALALLAVPVFARFARVTKEAMGRYHLIGLGGLFLILGEATRMTADKISPIATLLPVIDIVTVVLAYAGVLFGTLWLSVYYIKHPNEI from the coding sequence ATGAATGCAATCACGATCTTTGCGCTTGCGTTGTTGGCAGTTCCTGTTTTTGCCCGTTTTGCTCGTGTGACAAAAGAAGCGATGGGAAGATATCACCTGATCGGCTTGGGTGGTTTGTTTTTGATCTTGGGTGAAGCAACCCGGATGACAGCAGATAAAATCTCGCCGATTGCGACACTTCTTCCGGTCATTGACATCGTCACTGTGGTCTTAGCTTACGCGGGGGTTCTCTTCGGGACACTGTGGTTATCAGTGTATTACATAAAACACCCGAATGAAATTTGA
- a CDS encoding GAF domain-containing SpoIIE family protein phosphatase: protein MAQADLEFQKLKSILNTSTILNANLDLYQLLPLIMLYSKDLLEAEASSLFLLDETGDFLYCEVALGEKGEIIQKYGRLDVGQGIAGWVAKEKRPIILEDAYSDPRFNQSWDQKTGYRTRSLVCVPLFVEDKIIGTLEILNKTKQRAFDSSDLNYLTSLSEVAAIAIHNAKIHDNLKKRILELSLLYEFEKLIVSEKSIHELGNWVLERILEFLEAKTGTIYLADHTNQTLRILAAKGIPKEAVHTIVVPFGEGIAGWVAKERRNLLIQNLEEDKRYNQNAKYKFEANSLISSPLIYRDELLGVISVNSKNSGFAFHQNDLEMLGAIANRLSVTIKNADLFHRVVDSDRELQRAREVMSKVIPTTIPYIKGLDVGAEHIPYSNVGGDFYSIFKLDTERTGFLIADVSGHGLSASVIAAVMNTIISTYDKEILSSPSKFFTGLNHALNNKMAGNFVTAFYCVIDTEKNTILYSNAGHNHPLLLQNSTDNMIPLETKGKLIGVIPDLFFEENSMNFKTGDRLVLYTDGISEHSSEDRSKRYSEELISLSIRKSISKTTKDASAQVISDCVEYCNRPKFDDDVTLLVIDRK from the coding sequence ATGGCTCAAGCTGATTTAGAATTTCAAAAACTGAAAAGTATTCTCAACACGAGTACGATCTTAAATGCGAATTTGGATCTCTATCAGCTTTTGCCTTTGATCATGCTTTATTCCAAAGATCTTTTGGAAGCCGAAGCGAGTTCCCTTTTTCTTTTGGACGAAACGGGGGACTTCTTATACTGCGAAGTGGCGCTCGGTGAAAAGGGCGAAATCATTCAGAAATACGGCCGACTCGACGTGGGCCAAGGAATCGCGGGTTGGGTCGCCAAGGAAAAAAGACCCATCATCTTGGAAGACGCTTATTCCGATCCGAGATTCAATCAATCCTGGGATCAAAAGACGGGTTATAGAACTCGTTCCTTGGTTTGTGTTCCTTTGTTCGTGGAAGACAAGATCATCGGTACTCTTGAGATTCTCAACAAAACGAAACAACGAGCCTTCGATTCCTCCGATCTCAATTATCTGACTTCTCTTTCCGAAGTTGCGGCGATTGCGATTCACAACGCGAAGATTCACGATAATCTTAAGAAAAGAATTCTCGAACTTTCCTTATTGTACGAATTCGAAAAGTTGATCGTTTCCGAAAAGAGCATTCACGAATTGGGCAACTGGGTTTTGGAAAGAATTTTGGAATTTCTCGAGGCCAAAACGGGAACCATCTATCTCGCGGATCATACGAATCAAACCCTGAGAATTCTCGCGGCAAAAGGAATTCCGAAAGAAGCGGTTCATACGATCGTTGTTCCATTCGGAGAAGGGATCGCGGGTTGGGTAGCCAAAGAAAGAAGGAATCTTCTCATCCAAAACTTGGAAGAAGACAAACGTTATAATCAAAACGCTAAGTATAAGTTCGAAGCGAATTCCCTCATCTCTTCCCCATTGATTTACAGGGACGAACTTCTCGGCGTGATCAGCGTGAACAGTAAGAACTCCGGCTTTGCGTTTCATCAAAACGATTTGGAAATGTTGGGCGCGATCGCGAATCGTCTTTCGGTTACGATCAAAAACGCGGATCTTTTCCACAGAGTTGTGGATTCGGATCGTGAACTACAAAGAGCGCGCGAGGTGATGTCGAAGGTGATCCCGACCACCATTCCTTACATCAAAGGTCTCGACGTGGGCGCGGAGCATATTCCGTATTCGAACGTCGGCGGGGATTTTTATAGCATCTTCAAACTGGATACGGAACGAACCGGCTTTTTAATCGCGGACGTTTCCGGTCACGGTCTTTCGGCTTCGGTGATCGCCGCGGTGATGAACACGATCATTTCCACTTACGATAAGGAAATTCTTTCCAGCCCTTCCAAGTTTTTCACGGGGCTCAATCACGCTCTCAACAATAAGATGGCCGGAAATTTCGTGACGGCTTTCTATTGTGTGATCGATACGGAAAAGAATACGATTCTTTATTCGAACGCGGGACACAACCATCCTCTTCTTTTACAAAATTCCACGGACAATATGATTCCTCTCGAGACGAAAGGAAAACTGATCGGAGTCATTCCGGATCTTTTCTTTGAAGAGAATTCCATGAACTTCAAAACCGGAGATCGTTTGGTTCTTTATACGGACGGGATTTCGGAACATTCTTCCGAAGACAGATCCAAACGATACAGCGAAGAATTGATTTCCCTTTCCATCCGCAAATCCATTTCGAAAACGACCAAGGACGCGTCCGCACAGGTCATTTCGGATTGTGTGGAATACTGCAATCGCCCCAAATTCGACGACGACGTCACCCTTCTCGTAATCGATCGCAAATAA
- a CDS encoding metallophosphoesterase: MENQISRFLVFLSVFTLIIGLGYTYTGIRLIPGLGAQGWLSWFAWILILLFTLSIPVSYYISLTSKQEGIQTAFSYLAFTGLGFFTILFSLVLLKDITTVSLHGITQLFPSPSSSDNGSGSELIQRKEFLNQLLSFSVLGLAGGLTGIGFYQAHKKLKVIHVDVVEKNLHSSLDGFKIVQVSDIHIGPTIKKSFLESVVKTINELEPDLIAITGDLVDGPVSKLGHHITPLADLKSKHGTFFVTGNHEYYSGALSWIREVQKHGIRVLLNEHEILEHGAANLTLAGVTDLKAGTIIAEHKTDPYQAMKGGEKSDYKILLAHQPNSVFEGADAGFDLQLSGHTHGGQYFPGNLLIYLAQKFVAGLHKHKDTWIYVSRGTGYWGPPIRLGAPSEISVIRLKKNS, from the coding sequence ATGGAAAATCAGATTTCTCGTTTCCTCGTATTTCTTTCCGTATTCACCCTAATCATCGGATTGGGTTACACCTATACCGGCATTCGTCTTATACCCGGCCTCGGCGCTCAGGGTTGGCTTTCTTGGTTCGCTTGGATTCTGATTCTTTTGTTCACCCTGAGTATTCCCGTAAGTTATTACATCAGCCTTACCTCCAAACAGGAAGGAATTCAAACCGCGTTTTCTTATCTCGCCTTTACCGGGTTAGGTTTTTTTACGATCCTATTCAGTCTCGTTTTATTGAAGGACATAACCACAGTCTCCTTACACGGAATCACCCAACTCTTTCCGAGTCCGTCTTCGTCCGATAACGGAAGCGGATCGGAGCTCATTCAAAGGAAAGAATTTCTAAACCAACTCTTAAGTTTTTCCGTGCTCGGACTTGCGGGAGGACTTACGGGAATCGGATTCTATCAAGCGCATAAGAAGTTGAAAGTGATTCACGTGGATGTCGTTGAGAAGAATCTACATTCTTCCCTGGACGGGTTTAAGATCGTTCAAGTTTCGGATATACATATCGGACCCACGATCAAAAAGAGTTTTTTGGAATCCGTCGTAAAGACGATCAACGAACTCGAACCGGATCTAATCGCGATCACCGGAGATTTGGTCGACGGTCCGGTAAGTAAACTCGGTCATCATATCACACCGCTTGCGGATCTGAAATCCAAACACGGAACGTTCTTCGTAACCGGAAATCACGAATACTATTCGGGGGCTTTGTCTTGGATTCGAGAAGTTCAAAAACACGGAATCCGAGTTTTGTTAAACGAACATGAAATACTCGAACACGGAGCCGCCAACTTGACGCTCGCAGGTGTTACCGATCTCAAAGCGGGAACGATCATCGCGGAACACAAAACCGATCCGTATCAAGCGATGAAAGGCGGAGAAAAATCGGATTACAAAATTCTTCTCGCGCACCAACCCAATAGCGTGTTCGAAGGGGCGGACGCCGGCTTCGATCTTCAGTTGTCCGGTCACACACACGGAGGTCAGTATTTTCCGGGAAATCTTTTGATCTATCTCGCACAGAAGTTCGTAGCGGGGCTTCATAAACACAAGGACACTTGGATTTATGTGAGTAGGGGAACCGGATATTGGGGACCGCCGATCCGACTCGGAGCGCCTTCCGAGATCAGCGTGATCCGATTGAAGAAAAATTCTTAA
- a CDS encoding AraC family transcriptional regulator codes for MDFFSEWNFLFYLVFLKDAFNRYLEYFYSASVVISFLTGVSGLYKAKKDRLNLVRGIFLLSVCIFLLGHGKAFTLVTEFAKSELTFENRLFYSYYYGFASVATFSSTFYVMHLFGVLKNPLRYSVYSFASFPTILAFSLLFEELISMVYFGKVILFTLQTLAGVWTCSQILKNKMKKIYFNYPFQNFALCAGILLHSFGMWLESPFIIMTSISIPGFFIVYFFVLEYNHPDFWKVGFSSELMELKPEDLKSQILQTNPKNLVERLDISRIEDRIQKFVEDREFLDEEIRLSDFSAYIGLSLHQASYYLNNYRDLSFTDFLSFHRLEEAKRMIQQRPEINLLEVALASGFNSPSSFRRACIKFSGKPPKEFRNYVLLKMPQSIVLDLQNQLGQTADVYP; via the coding sequence ATGGATTTTTTTTCGGAATGGAATTTCTTATTCTACTTAGTTTTTTTAAAGGACGCCTTCAATCGATACTTGGAATATTTTTATTCGGCGAGTGTAGTGATCAGTTTTTTAACGGGGGTTTCGGGTCTTTATAAAGCCAAAAAAGATCGTTTGAATCTCGTTCGTGGAATTTTCTTATTGAGTGTTTGTATCTTTCTTTTAGGACACGGTAAGGCTTTTACACTCGTTACCGAGTTTGCAAAGAGCGAACTTACCTTTGAAAATCGACTTTTTTATTCTTATTATTACGGCTTTGCCTCGGTCGCAACGTTCTCCTCCACTTTCTACGTTATGCACCTTTTCGGAGTTTTGAAAAACCCTCTGCGTTATAGCGTTTATAGCTTTGCATCCTTTCCTACGATTTTGGCGTTTTCACTTCTTTTCGAAGAATTGATTTCCATGGTTTATTTCGGAAAGGTTATTCTTTTCACCCTGCAAACGTTGGCGGGCGTCTGGACCTGTTCTCAGATTCTGAAGAACAAAATGAAAAAGATCTATTTCAATTATCCGTTTCAAAACTTCGCTTTGTGCGCGGGAATTCTTTTGCATTCCTTTGGAATGTGGCTCGAATCTCCTTTTATCATCATGACCTCGATTTCCATTCCCGGATTTTTCATCGTTTATTTCTTTGTTCTGGAATACAATCACCCGGATTTTTGGAAGGTCGGCTTTTCAAGCGAACTTATGGAACTCAAACCGGAGGATTTAAAATCACAGATCCTTCAGACCAATCCTAAAAATCTTGTCGAACGTTTGGATATTTCGAGAATCGAAGATCGAATTCAAAAATTCGTAGAGGACCGGGAATTTTTAGACGAAGAGATTCGTTTATCGGATTTTTCGGCTTACATCGGCCTTTCTCTGCATCAAGCCTCTTATTATCTGAATAACTATAGAGATCTTAGCTTCACCGATTTTTTAAGCTTTCATAGATTGGAAGAAGCGAAGAGGATGATTCAACAAAGACCGGAGATCAATCTTTTGGAAGTGGCGCTTGCAAGCGGATTCAATTCTCCGTCTTCCTTTAGAAGGGCTTGTATAAAATTTTCGGGTAAACCTCCGAAGGAATTTAGAAACTACGTTCTTCTAAAGATGCCTCAGTCTATCGTTTTGGATTTACAAAATCAATTGGGACAAACCGCCGACGTTTATCCGTGA
- a CDS encoding AraC family transcriptional regulator yields MTVSDLLKEFVLFNDKASTYLICIHASAIALSFVAGISEIYKSKKVRMNMTRGLVSLTVSGCLILNNVAISFLVSPAFDNPTFYHRLFFGLYYGFLICPCLWGMFYTMYLLDFLKSPDSYCNRSTIVFPVMAILPFVFPNMISFSTFGDAIALGVQATTCVWSTYCIFRFTKRKIFLNFPFQNLWMCVTFAMHIYGVSIRSADLLLIVSLIPAHIVIYFFILEYNNPGFTWKDGIKNFGTFETNLLQGDSNLASSDEKLPRRNLMEGVNLQIIENRIEKFVKEREFTDEDIRLPDFAAYLGLSVHQTSFYLNQFKKLNFPEFINYHRFETAKQMIQENSELNLLEIALACGFNSPSSFHRASIKFTGLPPRELKKEVRKVVELEAVSQ; encoded by the coding sequence ATGACCGTGTCGGACCTTTTAAAAGAGTTCGTTTTATTTAACGATAAAGCCTCAACGTATCTGATATGCATTCATGCGAGCGCGATCGCGCTGAGTTTTGTCGCCGGAATTTCGGAAATTTATAAATCGAAAAAAGTGCGAATGAACATGACGCGCGGTCTTGTTTCTTTGACCGTTTCCGGTTGTTTGATTTTAAATAACGTGGCGATTTCCTTTTTGGTTTCGCCGGCTTTCGATAATCCGACTTTTTATCATCGTCTCTTTTTCGGATTGTATTACGGTTTCTTAATTTGCCCTTGTCTTTGGGGAATGTTTTATACGATGTATCTTCTGGATTTTCTTAAAAGTCCGGATTCTTATTGCAATCGTTCCACGATCGTTTTTCCGGTAATGGCGATTCTCCCATTCGTTTTTCCGAATATGATTTCGTTTTCGACTTTCGGAGATGCGATTGCTTTGGGCGTTCAGGCTACGACCTGCGTTTGGTCGACCTATTGTATCTTTCGTTTTACTAAACGCAAAATTTTTCTGAACTTTCCGTTTCAGAATCTTTGGATGTGTGTTACGTTCGCGATGCATATCTACGGGGTTTCGATTCGTTCCGCGGATTTGCTTTTGATCGTGAGTTTAATTCCCGCTCATATCGTTATCTACTTTTTTATATTAGAATACAATAATCCCGGTTTTACTTGGAAGGACGGAATTAAGAATTTCGGAACATTCGAAACGAATCTTTTACAAGGAGACTCGAATCTCGCTTCGTCGGATGAAAAACTTCCGAGAAGAAATCTGATGGAAGGTGTGAATCTTCAGATCATCGAGAATAGAATCGAAAAATTCGTAAAGGAAAGAGAGTTTACGGACGAGGATATTCGATTGCCGGACTTCGCCGCTTATCTTGGACTTTCGGTTCACCAGACTTCGTTTTATCTCAATCAATTCAAAAAATTGAATTTCCCTGAATTCATCAACTATCATCGTTTTGAAACGGCGAAACAAATGATCCAAGAGAATTCCGAGTTGAATCTTTTGGAGATCGCTCTTGCTTGCGGCTTTAATTCTCCCTCGTCCTTTCATCGCGCTTCGATTAAATTTACCGGTCTTCCTCCGAGAGAGTTGAAGAAGGAAGTTCGTAAAGTGGTCGAATTGGAAGCGGTTTCTCAGTAA
- a CDS encoding AraC family transcriptional regulator has product MEGFVSTIYTIKDFVFLDEKVYPISVCAQVVAMLWGLIGGVSDLLRFKKVRMNLARAANFFSIVLMMILYNAATYLILSPALLHPTLSHKIFFGLYFGVSFYSIVSGTFYFLYIVDVVEKPEKYSAILAGVFPFFFALAYFSENLIFPVYLTNVLIILALLAECYLAVYSVYVKKAPKIYLNYTFLCGILVVAYSFRIYGIEVSSPDMLVMAYLAFIYCVVYVSFLQFYFPGFSWKDSKQHNGEPTSVPSFDKTASEESSNETKTLPRKNLLDGVNIRVIENRTDRFLKEKVFLDEELRLPDFAAYLGLTVHQASYFLNHCMKSNFPEFLNFHRMEEAKRMIQDQTNLNLLDIALACGFNSPSSFHRASVKFSGLPPRELKKEILEKTLGISYELNEEPG; this is encoded by the coding sequence ATGGAAGGTTTTGTATCAACGATCTATACGATCAAGGATTTCGTATTCTTGGACGAGAAGGTCTATCCGATTTCGGTTTGTGCGCAGGTAGTCGCAATGCTCTGGGGTTTAATCGGCGGGGTTTCCGATTTATTGAGATTTAAAAAAGTTCGAATGAATCTCGCTCGCGCGGCGAATTTTTTCAGCATAGTCCTCATGATGATTCTATACAACGCGGCGACTTATCTGATTCTTTCTCCCGCGCTTCTTCATCCGACTTTAAGCCATAAAATATTTTTCGGACTCTATTTCGGAGTTTCCTTTTACAGCATTGTCTCCGGTACATTCTACTTTTTGTATATTGTAGACGTTGTGGAAAAGCCCGAAAAGTATTCTGCGATTCTTGCGGGCGTGTTTCCATTTTTCTTCGCGCTCGCTTATTTCTCGGAGAATTTGATCTTCCCCGTGTATTTGACCAACGTTTTGATCATTCTTGCTCTTTTAGCGGAATGTTATCTTGCAGTATATTCAGTTTATGTAAAGAAGGCTCCGAAAATTTATCTGAATTACACGTTCCTCTGCGGAATTTTAGTCGTCGCTTATTCTTTCCGAATTTACGGAATCGAAGTTTCATCTCCGGACATGTTGGTTATGGCTTATTTGGCGTTCATTTATTGCGTCGTATACGTAAGCTTTTTACAGTTTTATTTTCCCGGTTTTAGTTGGAAGGACTCGAAACAACACAACGGAGAACCTACATCGGTTCCATCGTTCGATAAAACCGCTTCGGAAGAATCTTCGAACGAAACGAAAACGCTTCCGAGAAAAAACTTATTGGACGGGGTCAATATACGCGTTATCGAAAATCGAACCGATCGATTTTTAAAGGAAAAGGTATTTCTCGACGAAGAATTGAGATTGCCCGACTTTGCGGCGTATCTCGGTTTAACGGTGCATCAGGCTTCTTATTTTCTGAATCATTGTATGAAATCGAATTTTCCCGAGTTTCTCAATTTTCATCGTATGGAAGAGGCAAAACGAATGATTCAGGATCAGACGAATTTGAATCTTCTCGATATCGCGCTCGCGTGCGGATTCAATTCTCCCTCGTCCTTTCATCGCGCTTCCGTTAAGTTTTCCGGACTTCCGCCAAGAGAATTGAAGAAGGAAATCCTCGAAAAGACATTAGGAATATCTTATGAACTCAACGAAGAACCCGGTTGA
- a CDS encoding helix-turn-helix domain-containing protein: MTVIDFLKDFVLIHEGASTYLICVHACAILMSFLGGASEFYKYRNTYLNLTRGWVAFAVCACLILNNASVSLLISPEIVASNSYHRFFFGVYYGLMISPCLSNIFYNMYLLKVVKNPEPYCNAAILMIPALMILSFLFPDTLSFVYFADFLLLGIEIFLGAWSVYAILRLKLAKVYLSLSFMNLMMCASIAFHLLGVMDRSSDWLRMISWIPSHMVLFCILLEYNRPGIFAFQVGSDRNGSESFSVSEIKIERNETVTDKTASPKKNLLIGIDLEKIDERFDKFVVDRGFRDEDIRLPDFAAYLGLSVHQASYYLNQFKKLNFSEFINYHRVEEVKKMLRDHGNLNLLEIALTCGFNSTASFHRAVMKFEGISPRELKRKLQKRTLKIHYALSESSS, translated from the coding sequence ATGACGGTGATTGACTTTTTAAAAGATTTCGTTTTAATACACGAAGGGGCTTCCACGTATTTGATATGCGTTCACGCATGTGCGATTCTGATGAGTTTTCTCGGAGGAGCTTCCGAGTTTTACAAATACAGAAACACGTATTTGAATCTGACGCGCGGTTGGGTCGCTTTCGCCGTTTGCGCGTGTTTGATTTTAAACAATGCGTCCGTATCCTTGTTGATTTCTCCGGAGATAGTCGCTTCGAATTCTTATCACCGTTTCTTCTTCGGAGTATATTACGGATTGATGATCAGTCCTTGTCTCTCCAACATTTTCTACAATATGTATCTGTTGAAGGTCGTAAAAAATCCGGAACCGTATTGCAATGCGGCGATTCTTATGATCCCGGCGTTGATGATTCTTTCTTTTCTTTTTCCGGACACTCTTTCCTTCGTTTATTTCGCGGACTTTCTTCTCCTGGGAATCGAGATTTTTCTCGGAGCTTGGTCCGTTTACGCCATTCTCCGTTTGAAACTTGCTAAAGTTTACCTGAGTTTATCGTTTATGAATCTTATGATGTGCGCCTCGATTGCATTTCACCTGCTTGGCGTGATGGATCGTTCCTCGGATTGGCTTCGTATGATCAGTTGGATTCCGAGTCACATGGTTCTTTTTTGTATTCTTTTGGAGTACAATCGTCCGGGAATTTTCGCATTTCAAGTCGGATCGGACCGGAATGGATCCGAATCGTTTTCCGTTTCCGAGATCAAAATCGAGAGGAACGAAACCGTCACCGATAAGACCGCTTCTCCAAAAAAGAATCTGTTGATAGGAATCGATCTGGAAAAAATCGATGAAAGGTTCGATAAGTTCGTCGTCGATCGAGGATTTAGGGACGAAGACATTCGTCTGCCCGATTTTGCGGCTTATCTCGGTCTTTCCGTTCATCAGGCTTCTTACTATTTGAATCAATTTAAAAAGTTGAACTTTTCCGAATTCATCAACTATCACCGAGTCGAAGAAGTAAAAAAAATGTTACGCGACCACGGGAATTTGAATCTTTTGGAAATAGCGTTGACCTGCGGTTTTAATTCCACCGCCTCCTTTCATAGGGCTGTCATGAAGTTCGAAGGGATTTCTCCTCGCGAATTAAAACGAAAACTCCAAAAAAGAACATTAAAAATTCATTATGCACTCAGCGAGAGTTCGAGTTGA